The Erinaceus europaeus chromosome 6, mEriEur2.1, whole genome shotgun sequence sequence aaagtatttttaaaatagctttaaCTGAGACaagaagccccagcccccagagacCATCATATCAACAGACTATGCAGACCCTGAAACCTTGACCAGAGAAATCCAGAAGGTTGAGCTGGGCTAGCGCCCGTGGGGACACCTCTGCCACTAACTTGGTTCACTGATGACTCAGCCAGGCAGGACGGGGGAGCTGGGCGAGAGCAAGCTGTGATGAGGACAAAGAGTCCGTGAAGAGATGGGTTTGGAAGACACTGACAGTGCCTTGGGATGAAAGTTCTAGACGCTCAGGGGAAGATGTGAGGGCAGGGACACCTGTGAGCCTGTCAAGGCTGCAGGGCCCCCGGGGGCCCTTGTGATAAGCAGGATtagtgccaccccctccccagcaaCACACCAGGATGCGAATGAACACAATCTGGGCTGCATCCACCGGTGCAGGGTCCCCACTAACATCAGCATCTCGGCCCAGGGTTCAAGTACAGACTGGTGGTCAAGCCCAGGACCCATCGATGCACCTACCACCACATTGCATGCCCTCGCACCCAGTctctgaaaggaaagggaaggaaagacacctcagCATCCCTCCTCCACCCACACAGAACTGTCCTGGGTACTCCCacagtgctggggctcgaacccagggtctTATGCATAGTAAGGCATGCTCTCTACCAGGTAAGTTACCTCCTGGCCCATCtgctaattttaaaaagaactcgaGATGAAACTTTTTCTGTGGCTCCTACAAGTCTGCTGTGCTGCAAACATCCCCCAGGCTGGCAGGGGTGTGAGGGCCATGAAAACAGAACTCACAATATGTGAACATGGCCAGTTTTACATCTTGTTAGACCCCACCACACACCACTGCCCAATAGGAGCCTCACACCTGGGGGCCCCAAGCTCCAAGAAGCCCAGGCCTTTCTTCCTGGTTTGGGGGGAGCTGCTTCCTCTCCTAGTCAATATGGGATGGGGCTTGGGGGGCAGGAATGGCCCCAGGAAAATCACTGCATCCCACTTACAAGGACAGCATCAGTAAGCGGGAGTTAGTGTTGAGGCCGTCGATGGCTTTCATGTCTTCTGGAGTCAACTCAAAGTCAAAGACCTGGAACAAAGGACAGACACCTCCTGAGCCTCTGTCCTTAGGTCTGCAGCTCCCAGGGAGAGGAGGAATGAAACATGTAGAGCAGGGCCCTTGGTCTTCTCCACACAAGAGAGAGTTACGCAGCTGAAAATCCCAGGGCTTCCCAAGTGAGTTCCATGTAGAATCCtctaatcctctctctctctctttctctctcctctctctctctttctctcttctctctctctctctctctctctctcctctctctctctctctctttttctctctcctctctctctctctctctctctctcctttctcctctctcctctcttctctccctccttctctctccccctctctctcctccttcttctttttcttcttcttctcctccttctttcaagCAAAAGATCCAATGGGTAGAGTAGATGAAATTAATTACCCACCTTGTGAAAATCACTCCCAGCCCAGCCGAGgtagctctccctctctttgtctctctacatgaatgaaaaagtggctctgaagtggtgaagcagggcctatAAGAATGTCCAGCTCCATACACACAATAaacaaatatgaaataaaataaaagtgtcctGGTGGTCCgggggtggcacaatggataaagcattagactctccagcatgaggtcctgagttcaatccccagcagcatgtgtgctagagtgaggctctgattctttctctctcctcctgcctcattaataaataattcaagTTTTTGAAAATAAGTTAAGTGAAGCTATCTTTATGATGCATAAGGACTAAGACTGATGGGACTAAAGAGAGCAGATGCACAGGGTGACACCAACAGGGAGTGGCAGAGCTGGGCCCGGAGGTCACGGAAGCAGAGCTCTGTGGGTGACTCCCTTGCCCCACTGCCATGCCCCATGGGCCCCACGGTGAAGGTGAGTGCCTCCTGATGGCCCTGACACTGCCCCCTCCTGGGCATACCTGGAAGTTCTCCCAGATCCTCTTCTTACTGAAGCTCTTGGCCAGGACCACCACACCCCGCTGTAGCTGGTAGCGCAGGGCCACCTGGGCAGGACTGCGGCCATGCTTCTGGGCAATGGCCTTCAGTGCCAGGTCCTCCAGCGGGGGTGGGATGTCTGTGTTCATCCTAAGAGGAGAAGCCCACAGACGGGAATGGGTGAGTGAGGAACGGACTCTATAGAGCGCTGACCCAGCCTCACCACACCCCAGATGCAGGCACAGTGCAGCCATGAGGGACACAGACGCTACACAGACATGCGCTCCAAACCTCAGATAACCAGCATTCACATCCACGGGTGATGGAGACTTGACTTGGGGGAAAGGGTGTATCcccacagtgaaatactactctgcaatgaaAAAGAATCAtcctgacctgccaatgcccatgtccagtggagaagcaatgacaggagccagaactctcactttctgcaccatacaaagactttgggtccatactctcagtgggggaaaaatgttaggggaacattaccagagggctctgaattctaaccccatcaagaccccaagacacagaaaaagaagaggaaaaaaaggaaggaaatttggaaatagcaataggtgtaggtgtgacttagaaaggaagggaagagtcctggaaccttagggtggggcccactttcctgcattcttctctcaattcatatcaaataattttgcatctgccgatcccaacctaatcaatgcaacgagggccaccccagcatgcttcacttcagactgtgtccagagacttcaggtgtggaatgacaactcttcagcttcatcacttgggtgagacctttcctttcataggattctctaattccattccaggtggttcacttcctaacaaagtcccaaaacctagatatagaccaggtcccctgagatagagcatatgttcacacgtgcccataaactagggcaaaatatatacctgaaagcagaagtacacaatagtctgcagtgaggaccccctaacacttcatcttcactgttccagcctttaggtccataattgttcaacaatttgtttggctttgtatgttaactctcttttcagccaccaggttcaagatgccagcaggatgccaaccagacttccctggacagacaaccccaccaatgtgtcctggagctccactccccagagccccaccctactagggaaagagagaggcaggctgggagtatggatcatcccgccaatgcccatgttcagcagggaagcaattacagaagccagaccttccaccttctgcaacccacaatgaccttgggtccatacttccagagggatagagaatgggaaagctatcaggggagaggatgggatatagagatctggtggtggggaattgtgtggagttgtacccctcctatcccacagttttgttaatgtctcatttttaaaataaataaataaaatttttaaaaaaagaatggaagggaaggcaggaccatggagaAAATCAagcaaatatagatagttatataaataatagtcaacccattggGCAAttataggtagttatagaaataatagttgacccatatctgtgaccttgaccttgggagaaccacagcagttgcccatggaggggatggggacaaagaactctagtggtgggaacagtgtggaattagacccccgttgtctcataattttgtaaatcaatattaaatcactaacaaaaagaaaaagaatggtccTTGCAACAACACAGATCAGACTCTTGGATACAGTGCTGGACCCAAGTATCTGCTCTCTGTGATTTCTTTGATGCAGAAAGAACAAGAACATTCCAAATGAATCGACATTAGAGGAGAGGTCAGAACCTAGCTGTCCTAAGAAGGCTGGGACAGGAAGGATGACAAAAGGGCATCTCTGGGAGCTGGGGAAGTTGTTCCAGGATAAGTGGGGCTTACATAACACCTCCATTTGTCAAAATCAGACAGCTAAGTTTTATGCCTACCAAGCTGTGTGTACACCATGCCagaaaatagctttaaaaatagtattttgggcgaccagacttccctggacagacaaccccaccaatgtgccttggagctccacttccccagagcccttccctactagggaaagagagagacaggttgggagtatggatcgaactgtcaacacccatgttcagtggggatcaattacagaagccagaccttctgcatcccataatgatttgggtccatgctcccagagggataaagaataggaggaggggatgggatacagagctatcagaggaggggatgggatacagagctctggtggtgggaattgtgtggagttgtacccctcttatcctatggttttgtcaacgtttcctttttataaataaaaaaattaataaaaagatagCATTTTGGGAGTTGGCTGGGGCTGCATTGGTgtgcccagcagagcacacatgctgcagtgcacaaggacctgggttcaagccccaactccccacctgcaggggtgaatcTTCCCTATTTATCTTGAGCTCTCTCTGCTACcacccaataactaaataaaatattttgtgaggatttatttttaaaaaatagtgtttgaggggctgggaggtggtgcaccctgttaagtgcaccacagtactaagtgcaaggaccagtgcaacgatcccggttcaagtccctggctccccgcctacagtgaggacacttcacaagtggcaaagtaggtctgcaggtgtctattttttttctctccttctctatccccccctttcaatttctctctgtcttatccagtaaaatggggggtaatggccaccaagagcagtgggttaataatgctggcactgagccctagcaataaccctggaggcaaatatatatataatgtttaggGTGGGACAGTGGGATGGGTTGATATAGAAAAGAAAcagcaggaaggaagggaaggaagtgtTCCAGCCTAGTGGGCCTCTTGTGGCTTAAGGGAcagtagcataatggtgatgtaaaaggctttcatacctcagactcccaagtcctaggttcaatcccagccacCACCATCATGCAGAGCctggtagtgctctggttaaaataaagtaataaaataaagcaaaacaaaacaaaagcaggaTTCCCTTGCCAGGCTGACTAGGTGGCTCCTGGCCTCCTCATTaccattttttctctctgtggGACCCCAGGGCGCTGAAAGCCACCAACACAATGTCCCTGGATTTGCAGAACTCCAGCAGCTTGCTCTGGTTCAGGTAAGGGTGGCACTCTACCTATGGGACACCAAGAAAAAGATGTCAGGGTCCAGAAACcagagcagggcactggacggACAGCCACTTCCTTGGGGCTTCCAGTTGACGGTCTTCCCCCTGAATCTTCCAGAAGACCCTCAGATGCCATCTGTTTTCAGATGTGTTAGAgctatctttcttcttctctctccctctccctccctctctccttccctctctctctctcttaaatcagtaccactgccaagcccctaaataaagaaatcttaaaaaaaaaaaaaaaaaacagggaatcaggcggtagctcagcgggttaattgcacatggtgcaaagcacaaggaccagcgtaaggatcccggttcgagcccctggcttcccacctgtaggggagtcgcttcacaggcggtgaagcaggtctgcgggtgtctgtctttctctccccctctctgtcttcccctcctctctccatttctctctgtcctgtccaacgacaacaacatcaataactacaacaataaaacaagggcaacaatagggaataaataaataaaaggtataatttttaagaaactcactaaaaaaatcaacaacaatgTCCATACAGATATAAATTCTTCAGGATTTTGAATTATTTCCTGCAAATGGGTTCCTAGAGTTAACACAGGGCAGTGGGTAAGTCTCACAGCTCTCTCACATCATAGCAGACACTTTATAAACCAACTTCAGGACGGACTGGTGTCTGGGCACAGGCAGCAAGGGTTGGACCTAGGACTTAGCCCGCCCTGGTccctggccctgccctgccctggtccctggtccctggaccctggccctgccctgccctagtccctggccctgccctggaccctggccctgccctgccctagtCCCTGGCCCTGCCCCGGTCCCTGGCCTGCCCTGCCCGACTGCCAGCAGCCTGGCCCACCAGCTCCTGTCACCTGCCCTGTCATGTGGGCTGCTGTCAGCATGGTGAGCTCTAggctctctggcattatgctcaGCTCCTCTCCCCCTGTTTATCTCACACTGCATCCAGTCTCCTTCTGGTCATCTCCCTGGGGCCTCCTGACCcaaccttcccccacccccagaactgtCCCTGCCATGAGGGATCCAGGACATCATTTCCCATAGCTCAGGTGCCACCTCCACTGGGAAGCCTGCCAGGAGCTCCGCCCACTCTGGCTAATTCAGACAGCCCTCTCCCACAGTGCACCTTTCTTCTCTGGCCTCTCCTTTAAATTAgtttaatatgtatttactttGCAGCAAAAGCACCTCTCACCTGCCTGTTGACTTGGGGCCAGGACCCCGCCACCAACCCAACGATGGTGTGGAGAGGTGGGTGGGGATGCGCTCTCCCCATTCTTGGGCTCACCTGGTTGCAGACGGGTTTGTACTTCAGCCCTGGCTTGTTCAGGATGATCTCCAGCTGTTTGTGGTTGAAATTGGAGACTCCGATGGACTTGGTTAGCCCAGCATCCTTGCATTTCTCCAGGACCTGGGGGAACACGGGGTTCtgaccttccctccccttccttcctctcttctttctctctctctctccctctccctctccctctccctccctctccctctccctctccctccctctccctctccctccctccctatctctctctctctctctctttctctctctctctttattgtcaccagggttatcactggggctcagtgcctgcaggacaagTCTAtcactcctgaaggccattgttttttctttctttctttctttctttctttctttctttctttctttctttcctgttttataggacagaaaaatcaagaggaaaaggggagatagagagggagagagacacctgcagccctgcttcactgctaataatgtttttcccctgcaggtgaggacctggggcttgaacctaggtccttgagcacatgtgtgttctactgggtacaccaagATGACCTTTTCAAACACTGACCTGCTATCATCACGTGGACGATGCAACTGACCGAGCGAGCATTTCCCTTGAGTGTGTCAGCCCGCAGTGAGCTGGACCCTCCACATCACTCACCTGtgtctcccagcctctctcccctgcccccctccaccTGCCAGGTCCCTTCACCCTGAGATGAGACAGTTACGTGCTCCTCTCCCAGAACATCATGTCCATTTTGCTGGTCAGCTGGTGACAGTTCCTCAGCTAATGGGGTCATGGTCAAGGGCAAAGAGAACCTCAGGTTCTGCACAGAGAAGACTTGCTACTTCCTCTTCCCTGGAATAGTGGCAAGACTTTCGGCAACACAGTGGCAGACAGTCTCACCTCCTACTAAGTCAGACAGCAGGGCTTATATGTCCttagatattctctctctctctctctctctctctctcccccactctctccctctctttctttctctcaatagGTCACAGGAGAATGAACCCACCTCTCGCCTCTCACCTCTGCACTAGCACTAAGCACTCCCCACACCCTGCCCCAGACAAAGAACCTAAGGGTTAACTTCTCATGAGAGAAGCTAGAGGTAACTTCTTAGTTAAATAAAATGCAGTTGGCagccatcttccccctcctcctcttcccagcACACACAGGGTTTTCTCCTGCTGTCACCCAAGTGGCCTTGGCTGGTGGCCTCAAAATCTGCTCCTTCTGCCCAGGAGTCTGCTGACAACCCAGACAAGTCGCACTCTCTATACACACAAAAGAAACAGTCACCTGTGAAGCTTGTTGCTGAGTGGCTGAGGGAAGGCTGCTGACCGTATTAAGGACCAGAGCCACTGTGCTGGGGCCCAGTCTCCAGTGGACACGAGTCCGGCTGGGTCTGTTGGCAGAATAGACACGGCCTCCTGCCTTCGAGCCTTGGGTGTCCCGACTCTGCCTGGGAATCCGGTAACATCCCCACCTACCACCCAATGTCCTTTGTgagatgggggcgggggggagaagcACTCCTGCTCTGCCCTACCACCCACAATGCTCCCATGCAGtgcaaggctcaaaccagggtctcacACACAGCAGAGTGAGCTGTTTCCTGGggatcaggtctctctctctctctctctctctctctctctctcatcaccctGCTTGGCAGGCCTCAGGTGCACGGCCTGACTGGGTGCAGAGACTTAAACATTCAGGTTAACACCAGCCCTCGGGAGTGGGGGGTCCTGCCTGGCTCCCCCAAGCTCAGGGCTATGGAGCCAGCAGCCCTTCCTGGTGACTCAACCCCCAGCACCGGGGACATGGCTCACCTCCCAGATGGCGCAGAATTCAACCTCCTCATCCAACAGGATCTTTCCGCTGGCATCCATGGGTAGGATCTCCTCCCCTGGCTGCAAAGCAGGGAGATGACACAGGAGACCACAGCTGGGCACCTCTCCCCAACCCTTCACTGCCCCCCACTTCTCTAAAGAGAAGTCCTTCTACAGGTGAATTggatttccctcccttccttccttctttccttccttccttccttccttccttccttccttcctcccttccttcctttctctttctttctttcttcctccagagCCTCACTCTTTCATTGTTCCCCAGCTAAATTGTTCcctcagagaaagagacagagagacagacagagagagagagagagagaaaggagcccTGGGAGCAGGACACCAGAGCTTCTCTCGGTGCTgtgggactcccatgtggtgctggggctccaacctgtgCCCTGTACTTGTGCTCTACCAGCCCCTGTTGGGCACTGCGCTTTCACTTCAGTTTATAGTGATCTCCGAGACTGGGGTGGAGAGGAACACAGCTTGAGTGGACATGGCTCCATGGATGAGAACCACCCCCTAGTAGCCCCCAGAGCCCTCtgggaggagctgggggttctGTGGGGGGCAAGTAGGGCAGCCATGGGCCTGCAGGGAGCCCACCTTCAGAGAGATGGGCATGTGGATGAGGTACAGGTCAACGTAGTCCAGCTGCAGGTCCCTCAGCGAGCGCTCCAGGGCTGGGCGAACCAGCTCTGGCCGCAGGCAGGTGGCCCAGAGctgtgggcaggagagaggaggCTGTGGTGAGGCGAGGGCAGGTGGGACACCCACAGACACTCACAAACACCCAGAAACCCTGCACGTGCGAAGCCAGGTGCCAGTGCAAGCCAGCAGCCCACAGCACCCTGGGTGCACGCCTCTGTCCTTCAGGGCCAGGTGGGTctttcccaccccacccacaggaaCCAGGGGTGCAGGAGAGCGTGGGGGACACACACGGGCTTCCATAGGAAG is a genomic window containing:
- the LOC103116643 gene encoding dihydrodiol dehydrogenase 3-like isoform X3; the protein is MDLKRSRCVRLSDGHHMPVLGLGTYAPEEIPKIQAYEATKMAIDAGYRHIDSAYMYQNEKELGKAIREKVADGTVKREDIFYTSKLWATCLRPELVRPALERSLRDLQLDYVDLYLIHMPISLKVLEKCKDAGLTKSIGVSNFNHKQLEIILNKPGLKYKPVCNQVECHPYLNQSKLLEFCKSRDIVLVAFSALGSHREKKWMNTDIPPPLEDLALKAIAQKHGRSPAQVALRYQLQRGVVVLAKSFSKKRIWENFQVFDFELTPEDMKAIDGLNTNSRLLMLSFGVHHPNYPFVEEY
- the LOC103116643 gene encoding aldo-keto reductase family 1 member C15-like isoform X4 yields the protein MDLKRSRCVRLSDGHHMPVLGLGTYAPEEIPKIQAYEATKMAIDAGYRHIDSAYMYQNEKELGKAIREKVADGTVKREDIFYTSKPGEEILPMDASGKILLDEEVEFCAIWEVLEKCKDAGLTKSIGVSNFNHKQLEIILNKPGLKYKPVCNQVECHPYLNQSKLLEFCKSRDIVLVAFSALGSHREKKWMNTDIPPPLEDLALKAIAQKHGRSPAQVALRYQLQRGVVVLAKSFSKKRIWENFQVFDFELTPEDMKAIDGLNTNSRLLMLSFGVHHPNYPFVEEY
- the LOC103116643 gene encoding dihydrodiol dehydrogenase 3-like isoform X1, translated to MDLKRSRCVRLSDGHHMPVLGLGTYAPEEIPKIQAYEATKMAIDAGYRHIDSAYMYQNEKELGKAIREKVADGTVKREDIFYTSKLWATCLRPELVRPALERSLRDLQLDYVDLYLIHMPISLKPGEEILPMDASGKILLDEEVEFCAIWEVLEKCKDAGLTKSIGVSNFNHKQLEIILNKPGLKYKPVCNQVECHPYLNQSKLLEFCKSRDIVLVAFSALGSHREKKWMNTDIPPPLEDLALKAIAQKHGRSPAQVALRYQLQRGVVVLAKSFSKKRIWENFQVFDFELTPEDMKAIDGLNTNSRLLMLSFGVHHPNYPFVEEY
- the LOC103116643 gene encoding aldo-keto reductase family 1 member C1-like isoform X2, translating into MDLKRSRCVRLSDGHHMPVLGLGTYAPEEIPKIQAYEATKMAIDAGYRHIDSAYMYQNEKELGKAIREKVADGTVKREDIFYTSKLWATCLRPELVRPALERSLRDLQLDYVDLYLIHMPISLKPGEEILPMDASGKILLDEEVEFCAIWEVLEKCKDAGLTKSIGVSNFNHKQLEIILNKPGLKYKPVCNQVECHPYLNQSKLLEFCKSRDIVLVAFSALGSHREKKWMNTDIPPPLEDLALKAIAQKHGRSPAQVALRYQLQRGVVVLAKSFSKKRIWENFQRSSSPQLPICGGILTCFCSTSHPQDV